The Brassica oleracea var. oleracea cultivar TO1000 chromosome C6, BOL, whole genome shotgun sequence genomic interval TGCGTGAACTTGCATTGGTTGTTACATGCGCCGCAATTATCGTTATCGTACGCCACATCAACACACTTGTTGCTACAACAAGCCATTGTGGAGTTGGACGATCCTTGACTCTTGCATATCTCCTCGTTCTTGTTGCAATGATCAGCCGCGTTAGGGTTGCGATGACCTTTCTTCTCGTTTTGCGCTAGGAAACGACTCACCCTAGGAAGTTCCTTCGTAACGAGCGTTTGCGTTTGCATATGCGTTTCTGTTTCGCTATCGCTAACGGATACTGTAGAAATCAGTATGATGATGGTTATGGCAATTAGAAATATTGCCAGAACGATATTCTTAAGCCCCATTTTCTTTTTTGCTCGTAGAGAGAGAGATATGGGGGCGTGAAATGTTTGTGAAGGACGAAGAATATATATATAGTTTATATAGGGTTTGACGAGTCATTATTTTACAGTAGCCATACATGTGGTGGAATGAGTAGAGTACGTTTGAATAATTCTTCATTAATGTTGAATATTTTTTTCACAAAGTCCAAAAAATTTGTAACTAGTGTTCCAAGAATTTTACAAGTTCAAGTTCATATTCAAACAACTGGTTTTTGTTTTGTAGCGTAAGTTTGTGTATTTGTTTTGGCCTCACTTATTTTTCTTCCGTATTTTCGTAGGTTGCTTCTCATTGTATATCTCAATAATAAAAAAATAGAAATTTCTCAAATGAAAAATCACACTCCTCCCTCTGTATCACAATAAGTGAGGTTTAAGGTTTTTGCACACCGATTATGAAATTACAAAATTTTATTCAATTTTTCTCGTTTATATAAAAAATTCAACCAATAAAAAATTATACTGCAGAATACAAATAGTCAAAAACATAAAATTGCATTTACTTTACACATGGAAACTTGAAAACATCACTTAAAATGAAACAATTTTTTTTCTCATAAAACACCACTTAAAGTGATACTGAGAGAGTATATACTCTACACATGCATGTGTCATTTTATAATTGGTTTAACTATTTATAACAAAATATATTTAATTAAATAAATATAAATCTGATAACAACCCATCTGAGAGGTTGTAGCATTGAGGATGCTTTTAGATCCAATTGTGAACGGAGGAAGTAGGAATATATATCTATTTTATAT includes:
- the LOC106299700 gene encoding stigma-specific STIG1-like protein 3 yields the protein MGLKNIVLAIFLIAITIIILISTVSVSDSETETHMQTQTLVTKELPRVSRFLAQNEKKGHRNPNAADHCNKNEEICKSQGSSNSTMACCSNKCVDVAYDNDNCGACNNQCKFTQTCCGGECVYLAYDKRHCGECYHRCLVGDVCVYGLCNYA